A window of Lacibacter sediminis contains these coding sequences:
- a CDS encoding DEAD/DEAH box helicase, which produces MLEIRQLIKTPSGVTPGEQPLNRAQLKVFFPNLTDEGMKTLLSFSKWEWQKTEADIVGQSQYIKDERERSMMQKKAMTRKLQSMMSAVRQLQGVEFYHPAAQTVKCVFYSYPVELAFHATAEEDRYHLEVYVVKGKERMPLTEFKRYHFLVETESCYYQLTSKSHDAIEWLQQQDATTWTTNDPAAFEQVLNKLREWELKVDASVIAKGEELIAEPQPQVMLSELNNTFLKLEPRFVYDGYVVDGPFEEITKQQSADKVISIVRHKQKEEELVEFLRSLHEKFANQSNGFFYLNFAEAQKKGWFLKVYHKLLEMNIDLLGIDLMKHFRYSPHIAETVISKQEVEGNWIVVSMTVQFGKEAIPLNYLQKSLMNGQKAVMLKDGSLGVLGEEWLKQYGMMIRHGKVRKVELLVPKWLLMSEATGETNADASIKTDISATWYSKWKQWEKQEDALYALPKGLTVEQLRPYQQKGYEWLRLLSEIGGSGCLADDMGLGKTLQTITFLLHKIEEQPTDQHLVVAPASLLYNWQKELEKFAPDVKAVVFHGAGRDEEELKDESNRIIITSYGTLRQDVELLQTIPWNTVVVDESQNIKNPSAQITKATWQLVAKTKIALSGTPVMNGTGDLFSQMHFLLPGLLGSNEFFRREYAIPIEQKGDAEKAAALQKLIRPFVLRRTKEQAAPDLPAKTESILWCEMEADQRAAYESIKENVRGNILMDISENGLNKGKMSVLAGLTKLRQICNSCELVNDEDVFAYDSIKTKVLIDELKTIIPQHRALVFSQFTSMLDLLERDLQKEGIKYIRLDGQTKISERQELVSEFQNDESDVAVFLLSLKAGNAGLTLTAADYVFLFDPWWNTAVENQAIDRTHRIGQQSQVFAYRMICKDSIEEKIMKMAAGKKKLAEDLITAEEGFVKSLTLDDIKYLLE; this is translated from the coding sequence ATGCTGGAAATCAGGCAACTGATCAAGACGCCGTCCGGAGTTACTCCTGGTGAACAACCGCTGAACCGTGCACAGCTAAAAGTTTTCTTTCCCAACTTAACCGATGAAGGAATGAAAACTTTGCTGAGTTTTTCAAAATGGGAATGGCAGAAAACAGAAGCTGATATTGTCGGTCAATCGCAATACATCAAAGATGAGAGAGAACGATCGATGATGCAGAAAAAAGCGATGACACGTAAACTGCAATCAATGATGAGTGCAGTGCGGCAATTGCAGGGTGTTGAGTTTTATCATCCCGCAGCACAAACGGTGAAATGTGTTTTTTATTCATACCCAGTCGAACTCGCTTTTCATGCAACAGCAGAAGAGGATCGCTATCATCTTGAAGTATATGTGGTGAAAGGAAAAGAACGCATGCCGTTGACTGAATTCAAACGTTATCATTTTTTAGTAGAAACAGAATCCTGTTATTATCAACTCACTTCAAAAAGTCATGATGCCATTGAATGGTTACAGCAACAGGATGCAACAACGTGGACGACGAATGATCCTGCTGCATTTGAACAGGTACTCAATAAACTAAGAGAGTGGGAATTGAAAGTGGATGCATCGGTGATTGCAAAAGGTGAAGAGCTGATTGCAGAACCGCAGCCGCAAGTAATGCTAAGCGAACTCAATAATACATTCTTAAAACTCGAACCACGTTTTGTGTATGACGGTTACGTGGTGGATGGTCCGTTTGAAGAAATAACAAAACAACAATCGGCTGATAAAGTTATTTCGATTGTTCGTCATAAACAGAAAGAAGAAGAGTTGGTGGAGTTTCTTCGTTCGCTGCATGAAAAGTTTGCGAATCAAAGCAATGGATTTTTCTATCTCAATTTTGCCGAGGCGCAAAAGAAAGGTTGGTTTCTGAAAGTATATCACAAGTTGCTTGAGATGAATATCGATTTGCTCGGTATTGATCTGATGAAGCATTTCCGTTACTCGCCGCATATTGCAGAAACAGTCATCAGTAAACAGGAAGTGGAAGGCAACTGGATCGTTGTTTCAATGACGGTGCAGTTTGGAAAAGAAGCCATACCATTAAACTACCTGCAGAAAAGTTTAATGAACGGACAGAAAGCCGTGATGTTGAAAGACGGAAGTTTGGGTGTGTTGGGTGAAGAATGGTTGAAGCAATACGGCATGATGATCCGCCATGGTAAAGTGCGCAAAGTAGAATTGCTGGTACCGAAGTGGTTACTGATGAGTGAAGCAACAGGTGAAACAAATGCGGACGCATCCATTAAAACAGACATCAGTGCAACCTGGTACAGTAAATGGAAACAATGGGAAAAGCAGGAAGATGCATTGTATGCATTGCCCAAAGGATTAACCGTTGAACAATTACGACCGTATCAGCAAAAAGGGTATGAGTGGTTACGTTTGTTATCGGAGATCGGTGGCAGCGGTTGCCTTGCTGATGATATGGGTTTGGGTAAAACATTACAAACGATCACATTTCTCTTACATAAAATTGAAGAGCAACCAACCGATCAGCATCTGGTTGTTGCTCCTGCAAGTTTGTTATACAATTGGCAAAAGGAATTGGAAAAATTTGCGCCCGATGTAAAGGCTGTTGTGTTTCATGGTGCAGGAAGAGATGAAGAAGAATTGAAAGATGAAAGTAACCGCATCATTATTACCAGCTATGGAACGTTGCGGCAGGATGTTGAACTGCTGCAAACCATTCCGTGGAATACAGTGGTGGTGGATGAAAGTCAGAATATCAAAAATCCATCTGCACAAATAACAAAAGCAACCTGGCAACTTGTTGCAAAAACAAAAATTGCATTGAGTGGTACGCCAGTGATGAATGGTACTGGCGATCTTTTCAGCCAGATGCATTTTCTGTTGCCGGGCTTATTGGGCAGTAATGAATTTTTCAGAAGAGAATATGCAATACCAATCGAACAAAAAGGCGATGCTGAAAAAGCAGCTGCTTTGCAGAAACTGATTCGTCCGTTTGTATTGCGCCGTACAAAAGAACAGGCAGCGCCCGATCTGCCTGCAAAAACAGAATCGATCCTTTGGTGCGAAATGGAAGCCGATCAGCGTGCTGCATATGAAAGCATCAAGGAAAATGTACGTGGCAATATCTTAATGGACATCAGCGAAAATGGATTGAACAAAGGCAAAATGAGTGTGCTGGCAGGATTAACAAAACTGCGGCAGATCTGCAACAGTTGCGAACTGGTGAATGATGAAGATGTGTTTGCGTACGACAGTATTAAAACCAAAGTGCTCATTGATGAATTGAAGACGATCATTCCGCAACACCGTGCATTGGTGTTCAGTCAATTTACTTCTATGCTCGATTTGCTGGAACGTGATCTGCAGAAAGAAGGCATCAAATACATTCGCTTAGATGGACAAACGAAAATTTCCGAACGGCAGGAATTGGTTTCAGAATTTCAAAACGATGAAAGTGATGTGGCTGTGTTCCTGTTGAGTTTGAAAGCAGGTAATGCCGGTCTTACATTAACCGCTGCAGATTATGTATTCCTCTTTGATCCATGGTGGAATACAGCGGTAGAAAACCAGGCGATTGATCGTACACATCGTATCGGTCAGCAATCGCAGGTGTTTGCTTATCGTATGATCTGTAAAGACAGTATTGAAGAAAAGATCATGAAGATGGCAGCAGGTAAAAAGAAATTAGCCGAAGATCTGATAACAGCTGAAGAAGGGTTTGTAAAAAGTTTAACGCTGGATGATATAAAGTATTTGTTGGAGTAA
- a CDS encoding DUF4258 domain-containing protein has protein sequence MKKSLPYLFLIILLLAAVMIRRCNNTDNASDNQKTKNRTEDTKREEAKTDNQKSNLDVFRDPSSEFYFTKHARCRMKCRHITQEEVKEIVRKAEVNYKKSELDAAQGPKYALEGITSRDNQHVRIIVAPKQRHLTIVTVIDLEEEWDCPSCK, from the coding sequence ATGAAAAAATCACTTCCTTATCTCTTCCTCATCATATTACTGCTGGCAGCAGTCATGATCCGTCGTTGCAACAACACAGACAATGCAAGCGACAATCAAAAAACAAAAAACCGCACAGAAGATACCAAACGTGAAGAGGCGAAAACGGATAATCAGAAATCAAATCTTGATGTGTTTCGTGATCCGTCATCAGAGTTCTATTTCACGAAGCATGCCCGCTGTCGCATGAAATGTCGCCACATCACACAGGAAGAAGTAAAAGAAATTGTGCGGAAAGCAGAAGTGAATTACAAGAAGAGTGAATTGGATGCGGCGCAAGGTCCTAAGTATGCGTTGGAAGGAATTACATCAAGAGATAATCAACATGTACGTATCATTGTTGCACCGAAGCAGCGGCATTTGACAATTGTAACAGTGATCGATCTGGAAGAAGAATGGGATTGCCCGAGTTGTAAGTAA
- a CDS encoding lysophospholipid acyltransferase family protein: MKLLLKPLQVIYVIYAIILFLVMMVIVIPFVLIASLFGKIKGGNAVMRIVHWWADVWLFMIGIFHIRIVEEEIKQHQPYIFVSNHNSYMDIPQMLKAIRSPLRILGKAETGKIPLFGIIYNAAVVTVLRGSAQNRAKSVKTLKSVLSHEISIYIAPEGTFNMTDKPLIDFYDGAFRLAIETETPIKPMLFLDSVDRLHWSSVFSLTPGKLRTVYLEEISPEGYSPFEVDQLKQKVYDLMEAKLKEYKASWIASGE; encoded by the coding sequence ATGAAATTATTACTCAAACCACTACAAGTCATCTACGTCATTTACGCCATCATCCTTTTTTTGGTCATGATGGTGATTGTAATACCATTTGTACTCATTGCATCTTTGTTTGGAAAGATCAAAGGCGGTAATGCCGTGATGCGTATTGTACATTGGTGGGCAGATGTATGGTTGTTCATGATTGGCATCTTTCATATCCGCATCGTTGAAGAAGAAATAAAACAACATCAGCCCTACATTTTTGTAAGCAATCATAACTCGTACATGGATATACCGCAGATGCTGAAAGCCATTCGCAGTCCATTGCGCATTTTAGGAAAAGCAGAAACAGGCAAGATACCGCTCTTCGGAATTATTTATAATGCAGCAGTTGTGACTGTATTACGTGGAAGTGCGCAGAACAGGGCAAAAAGTGTAAAGACATTGAAGAGTGTGTTGAGCCATGAGATATCGATCTATATTGCTCCTGAAGGAACATTTAATATGACGGACAAACCATTGATCGATTTTTATGATGGTGCTTTTCGACTGGCAATTGAGACGGAAACACCCATTAAGCCGATGTTGTTTTTAGATTCAGTTGATCGTTTACACTGGAGCAGCGTTTTTTCATTGACACCGGGTAAATTAAGAACTGTTTACCTGGAAGAAATTTCCCCTGAAGGTTATAGTCCATTTGAGGTAGATCAACTGAAGCAAAAAGTTTATGATTTAATGGAAGCCAAACTGAAAGAATATAAAGCGAGTTGGATAGCGAGTGGTGAATAG
- the priA gene encoding replication restart helicase PriA, which yields MYAEIIIPLALPKNYTWSIPERLQEQVRVGVRVEVELRKKRYAGVIKTIHNNKPAAFDPKYILNVLDVEPIIHEEQLKLWQWIADYYLCTEGEVMAAALPAHFKLSSETILVYNDEIGEDFSTLDHDEYLVAEALLIRKELKLPEVQLILDTSHVYPVVKRLIEKRVCFVWESLKETYSAKKETFVLLNPQYDNEEQLSELLNNWSRAPKQMELLLSYLHLMKTEGEVSKTALLKKSSASDAQLKGLVEKNILFLEKRAVDRLQNLPRNVSIDFELTTAQQAALDEIRTSFEAKHVCLLHGVTGSGKTLLYIKLIEEYIKKGKQVLYLLPEIALTAQIIRRLQKHFGGYIGIYHSKFNQNERIEIWNKIKSGEMKVVLGARSSLFLPFADLGLVVCDEEHDSSYKQQQPAPRYNSRDAAVYYATVFGAKVLLGSGTPSIETYYNTQTEKYSLVELNERYGEGELPVIELIDTKPLFKQTKEKVMIAPVLQKAIEESLQQNKQVILFQNRRGYTPHQVCKACGWIPHCRYCDVSLTFHKFKNKLQCHYCGTVYPTAVTCEACGSHDFMQLNFGTEKVEEQLQELIPHAKIARMDYDTVSGKTAHDQLIQNFEQHRIDVLVGTQMVVKGLDFEHVNLVGILDADSLLSFADFRVNERGFQLMEQVSGRAGRKDAHGKVLIQVANTNHPVLKFVKAHDYKSFYAEEIQGRRQFFYPPFSRIIQLTFKHKQKEVVEAAAQLVAENMKPLFANYMVGPAEPVVNRIRNQYIMELIFKLPKDAQLMHQCKEMILAQEVHLHNHPGFKSVVVIPDVDKI from the coding sequence GTGTACGCCGAAATTATCATACCACTTGCTCTTCCAAAAAATTATACCTGGAGCATTCCTGAGCGTTTGCAGGAACAGGTGCGTGTGGGCGTTAGAGTGGAAGTGGAGCTGCGGAAGAAACGATATGCCGGTGTCATCAAAACTATTCATAACAATAAGCCTGCAGCGTTTGATCCGAAATATATTTTGAATGTGCTCGATGTAGAACCCATCATTCATGAAGAACAGTTGAAGTTGTGGCAATGGATTGCAGATTACTATTTATGTACCGAAGGTGAAGTGATGGCCGCAGCTTTACCTGCGCATTTTAAACTCAGCAGTGAGACCATTCTTGTTTATAATGATGAGATCGGTGAAGATTTTTCTACTCTTGATCATGATGAATACTTAGTGGCAGAAGCTTTGCTTATTCGAAAAGAATTGAAGTTGCCCGAAGTGCAATTGATACTTGATACATCGCATGTATATCCCGTGGTGAAACGGTTGATCGAAAAGCGGGTTTGTTTTGTGTGGGAATCGTTGAAGGAAACTTACTCGGCTAAGAAAGAAACATTCGTCTTACTCAATCCGCAATACGATAATGAAGAGCAGTTGAGTGAATTGCTCAACAACTGGAGCCGTGCACCCAAACAAATGGAATTGTTATTAAGCTATCTGCACCTTATGAAAACGGAAGGTGAAGTGAGTAAAACTGCCTTGTTGAAAAAAAGCAGTGCAAGTGATGCGCAATTGAAAGGATTGGTCGAAAAGAATATTTTATTTTTGGAAAAACGTGCTGTTGATCGTTTGCAGAACCTGCCGAGAAATGTATCAATCGATTTCGAATTAACCACTGCACAGCAAGCAGCATTGGATGAAATACGCACATCTTTTGAAGCAAAACATGTTTGTCTGCTTCATGGTGTAACCGGCAGTGGTAAAACATTACTCTACATTAAACTCATTGAAGAGTATATCAAAAAAGGAAAGCAGGTATTGTACCTGTTGCCTGAGATCGCATTGACTGCACAGATCATTCGTCGATTGCAAAAACATTTCGGTGGCTATATTGGAATCTATCACAGCAAGTTTAACCAGAACGAACGCATTGAAATCTGGAACAAGATCAAGAGCGGTGAAATGAAAGTGGTGTTGGGTGCAAGAAGTTCTTTGTTTCTTCCCTTTGCAGATTTGGGTTTAGTTGTTTGTGACGAAGAGCACGACAGCAGTTACAAACAACAGCAACCTGCTCCACGTTACAACTCACGTGACGCTGCCGTTTATTATGCAACGGTGTTTGGTGCCAAAGTATTACTGGGCAGCGGTACACCTTCCATTGAAACTTATTACAACACGCAAACAGAAAAATACAGCTTAGTTGAATTGAATGAGCGTTACGGAGAAGGTGAATTACCTGTCATCGAATTGATCGATACCAAACCACTCTTCAAACAAACGAAAGAAAAAGTGATGATTGCACCGGTGCTGCAAAAAGCCATCGAAGAATCATTGCAACAAAATAAACAAGTCATACTTTTTCAAAACAGGAGAGGCTACACTCCTCACCAGGTTTGTAAAGCCTGCGGCTGGATTCCGCATTGCCGTTATTGCGATGTGAGTTTAACCTTTCATAAATTCAAAAACAAACTACAATGTCATTACTGCGGAACGGTGTATCCAACTGCGGTTACATGCGAAGCCTGCGGCAGTCATGATTTTATGCAGTTGAATTTCGGCACAGAGAAAGTGGAAGAACAATTGCAGGAACTGATTCCGCATGCAAAGATTGCACGGATGGATTATGATACGGTGAGTGGCAAAACAGCACATGATCAGTTGATCCAGAATTTCGAACAGCATCGCATTGATGTATTGGTAGGCACACAAATGGTGGTGAAGGGTTTGGATTTTGAACATGTGAATCTTGTGGGCATACTTGATGCAGACAGTTTATTAAGCTTCGCTGATTTTCGTGTAAACGAACGTGGCTTTCAGTTGATGGAGCAGGTGAGTGGTCGTGCCGGGCGCAAAGATGCACATGGCAAAGTGTTGATACAGGTAGCCAACACGAATCACCCGGTGTTGAAGTTTGTAAAGGCGCATGATTACAAATCGTTTTATGCAGAAGAGATACAAGGCAGGCGACAGTTTTTTTATCCGCCGTTTTCACGCATCATTCAACTGACATTTAAGCATAAGCAAAAAGAAGTGGTGGAAGCTGCTGCACAACTGGTGGCAGAAAATATGAAACCACTGTTTGCAAATTATATGGTTGGTCCTGCAGAGCCGGTGGTGAACCGCATCCGCAATCAATACATCATGGAGCTGATTTTTAAATTGCCGAAGGATGCACAGCTGATGCATCAATGCAAAGAAATGATCTTAGCACAGGAAGTTCATTTGCATAACCATCCGGGCTTTAAAAGTGTGGTGGTGATACCGGATGTAGATAAGATATGA
- a CDS encoding M23 family metallopeptidase, with protein MKYFKRLAVGLLLLIALGFLLPQHFISPVKGSTRQSYHQQSFWAYPWGTSVTHKGVDIFSKEGTDVVSSTGGLVLYTGKIKKGGNVVLILGPKWRLHYYAHLREIKTSTFAWTNRREVIGTVGTTGNAAGKAPHLHYTIRSIIPLPWRKDNSIQGWKKMFYLNPIDYLNTAQK; from the coding sequence ATGAAATATTTTAAACGACTTGCAGTTGGCCTACTTCTCCTCATTGCATTGGGATTTCTGCTGCCACAACACTTTATCTCACCAGTTAAAGGATCCACGAGACAAAGCTATCATCAACAATCATTCTGGGCTTATCCATGGGGAACTTCAGTGACACATAAAGGCGTAGATATATTTTCGAAAGAAGGAACAGATGTCGTTTCTTCAACGGGAGGATTAGTGCTTTATACAGGTAAAATTAAAAAAGGTGGAAACGTTGTATTGATACTTGGTCCAAAATGGAGATTGCATTACTATGCTCATCTGAGAGAGATCAAAACATCCACATTTGCATGGACAAATCGCAGAGAAGTAATTGGCACTGTTGGAACAACGGGTAATGCTGCTGGTAAGGCGCCGCATCTGCATTATACCATTCGTTCAATTATTCCATTGCCATGGCGAAAGGATAATTCAATTCAGGGATGGAAGAAGATGTTTTATTTGAACCCAATTGATTATTTGAATACTGCTCAGAAATAA
- a CDS encoding RNA recognition motif domain-containing protein, which produces MNLFVAGLPYDVDDAELEEIFEKFGKVVSAKVSIDRETGKSRGFGFVTMQEEQDGKDAIELLNDITLGRSRKPLVVKQAEDRPGGGGGNRGGGGYGGGRPGGGGGYGGGRPGGGGGYGGGGGGYSGGGGGGRRY; this is translated from the coding sequence ATGAATTTATTTGTAGCCGGCTTACCCTATGATGTAGACGATGCCGAATTGGAAGAAATTTTCGAAAAGTTTGGCAAAGTGGTTTCAGCTAAAGTTTCGATCGATCGTGAAACCGGAAAAAGCCGTGGCTTTGGTTTTGTAACCATGCAGGAAGAACAAGATGGTAAAGATGCAATTGAATTGCTCAATGATATTACACTCGGACGCAGCAGAAAACCATTAGTGGTGAAGCAGGCAGAAGATCGCCCAGGTGGCGGTGGTGGAAACAGAGGTGGAGGCGGCTATGGTGGTGGCAGACCAGGCGGCGGTGGTGGTTATGGTGGCGGACGTCCAGGTGGTGGCGGAGGCTATGGCGGCGGTGGCGGTGGTTATAGTGGTGGCGGAGGCGGTGGCCGACGTTACTAA
- a CDS encoding tail fiber domain-containing protein has translation MFTSIKYIAFITVSFFISTNTIAQTINDEQTKLNVASISNPVERLSQLKPISFEYNTKQYKFLNLQTGKQYGFLSDNIQAVFPELVKEKRVSYMQGKNNYKNASIASINETSLIPVLVASIVEQQKQIDQLKSEIEALKKKKDVAVTQAK, from the coding sequence ATGTTCACTTCTATTAAATATATCGCATTCATTACAGTAAGTTTTTTTATTTCAACAAATACAATCGCTCAAACTATTAACGACGAGCAAACAAAACTGAATGTTGCAAGCATCAGTAACCCGGTTGAAAGACTGTCGCAACTTAAACCAATCAGTTTTGAATACAACACGAAACAGTACAAGTTCCTCAACCTGCAAACCGGCAAACAGTACGGTTTCTTATCAGACAATATCCAGGCAGTGTTTCCTGAACTGGTAAAAGAAAAGCGAGTGTCATACATGCAGGGTAAGAACAACTATAAAAATGCAAGTATTGCAAGCATTAATGAAACAAGCTTAATTCCGGTATTGGTTGCTTCAATTGTTGAACAGCAAAAGCAGATCGATCAATTGAAATCAGAAATTGAAGCATTGAAAAAGAAGAAAGACGTTGCGGTAACGCAAGCAAAATAA
- a CDS encoding NAD(P)H-binding protein has protein sequence MNGQTAVVLGATGLIGSSLVEQLLADDAFSTVRVLVRKPIPIQHPKLEVFITDFSDYEMYRKNLGTGDCIFSCIGTTNANVKGNKLLYRSIDFDIPVNAARFGKEAGFKQFLLVSAIGADARSRIFYSRLKGEVEEMIAGYKFKSFHVFRPSFLAGRKLNERTGETVLTTLFNIFSFLIPSKYKAIRGATVARAMLKAAKEEKEGLSVYYYNEMIA, from the coding sequence ATGAACGGACAAACAGCAGTTGTATTAGGAGCCACCGGATTAATTGGCTCATCACTGGTAGAACAGCTACTTGCTGACGATGCTTTTTCAACAGTGAGAGTATTGGTGCGTAAACCAATTCCAATTCAACATCCCAAGCTTGAGGTCTTTATCACCGACTTTTCGGATTATGAGATGTATAGAAAAAATCTTGGTACAGGCGATTGTATTTTTTCCTGTATTGGCACCACCAATGCAAATGTGAAAGGCAATAAATTGTTGTACCGATCCATTGATTTTGATATTCCGGTTAATGCTGCACGTTTTGGCAAGGAAGCCGGGTTCAAACAGTTTCTACTTGTATCGGCTATTGGTGCCGATGCCCGTTCACGCATTTTTTATTCCAGGTTAAAGGGCGAAGTGGAAGAAATGATCGCCGGCTACAAATTCAAAAGTTTTCATGTGTTCCGGCCATCATTTTTAGCAGGAAGAAAATTGAACGAACGCACAGGTGAGACTGTGCTCACCACACTGTTCAATATCTTTTCATTTTTAATCCCTTCAAAATACAAGGCAATTCGTGGAGCCACTGTTGCAAGGGCCATGCTGAAGGCTGCGAAAGAAGAAAAAGAAGGACTAAGTGTTTACTATTACAATGAAATGATCGCATAG
- the murB gene encoding UDP-N-acetylmuramate dehydrogenase, whose amino-acid sequence MQIHENLSLRQYNTFGIDVKAKHFADFSSAAQLQEILAYMHQLSPRINKLILGGGSNILFTADVNALVLKNEVSGINVIKQDDEFVYVQVGAGVNWHSFVQHCVQQGWGGVENLSLIPGNAGASPMQNIGAYGVEIKDVFEELEAYHLHDKTIVKFSAVDCAFGYRESVFKRKYKDQFVIISVTYKLRKNPLFNTSYGAINQELEKMGVKELSIAAISQAVINIRSSKLPDPKVIGNAGSFFKNPSISKEQYDQLKNEFPSLIAFTNPDGTMKLAAGWLIEQCGWKGYRKGDAGCHAKQALVLVNYGAATGKEIYDLSEEIMQSVKQKFGVELEREVNIF is encoded by the coding sequence ATGCAAATTCACGAAAATCTTTCACTCCGGCAATACAATACATTTGGGATTGATGTAAAAGCAAAACACTTTGCCGATTTCTCCTCAGCTGCACAGTTACAGGAAATACTGGCTTACATGCATCAGCTTTCACCACGAATCAATAAACTGATACTTGGCGGTGGCAGCAATATTCTTTTTACAGCCGACGTAAATGCATTGGTACTGAAGAATGAAGTTTCCGGGATCAATGTTATAAAGCAGGACGATGAATTTGTATATGTGCAGGTGGGGGCCGGAGTTAACTGGCACAGCTTTGTGCAGCATTGCGTGCAACAGGGTTGGGGAGGCGTTGAGAATTTAAGTTTGATACCGGGCAATGCAGGTGCAAGTCCGATGCAGAATATTGGCGCTTATGGTGTAGAGATCAAAGATGTGTTTGAAGAACTGGAAGCCTATCATCTGCACGACAAAACCATCGTCAAATTTTCTGCAGTTGATTGTGCGTTTGGCTATCGTGAAAGTGTGTTCAAACGGAAGTACAAAGATCAGTTTGTCATTATCTCGGTTACCTATAAGCTCAGAAAGAATCCATTGTTCAATACCAGTTATGGAGCTATTAACCAGGAACTGGAAAAGATGGGTGTGAAGGAATTAAGTATTGCAGCCATTTCACAGGCAGTGATCAATATCCGTTCATCGAAGTTGCCTGATCCGAAAGTGATTGGTAATGCAGGAAGTTTTTTTAAGAATCCATCTATCAGTAAAGAACAATACGATCAGTTGAAGAATGAGTTCCCGTCATTGATAGCTTTTACAAATCCTGATGGAACAATGAAACTTGCTGCAGGTTGGTTAATTGAACAATGTGGCTGGAAGGGATATCGCAAGGGCGATGCGGGCTGTCATGCAAAGCAGGCATTGGTATTGGTGAATTATGGTGCTGCAACCGGCAAAGAAATTTATGATCTGAGTGAAGAGATCATGCAGAGCGTGAAGCAGAAATTTGGCGTGGAGTTGGAGAGAGAAGTGAATATTTTTTAA